The DNA segment GTCTGGGCTCATACCTACCACTCCGACGACGACGGCATAAAGGTTGGGAGACCGCGGGCGGTGAGGGGAACGGCTACAGCCGCATCAACAGCAACACCGCGGCGCCGCCGAGCCCGGCGATCCCGGCGAGGAGGAAGAACAGCACGGCGCTCGTCGCGTGCGTGAGCACGAACCCCGCGAGCGACGCGCCGAGGGCGCCGACGCCGAACATCGCGAGGTACGTGAAGCCGTACGAGAGCCCCTGCACCGCTTCGTCGGCGTTCTCGGCAACGACGACCTGGTATATCGGGGCCGTGCCGTACACGAAGAAGCCGAGCAGGAGACAGGCGCCGACGAGCGCGACGGTGCCGAGCTCCCGGACGAACGGGAACGCCGCCGCGAGGCCGGCCAAGACAGCGAAGAAGCCGAAGAAGGCGGTCGTGCTGGAGACGCGGTCGGTCAGCCGCCCGCCCACGTACTGGCCGCCGATGCCGACGGTCAGGAGGGCGGTGTACACGTACTGGGCCGGCTGGACGGTCTGATCGAGCAGCTCGAAGGACTGGAGCGCCGGGGACTCGGCGAGGACGTCGGGAAGGAACGTCAACAGGCCGCGGTAGTACGTGCCGTACAACAGCACCGCGACGAGCGCGACCGCGAACGCGGTCGCGAACAGGGTGCGGGAGTCACGAGCGGTCTGTCGGAGCTCGTCGGCGATCGACCCCGTCTCGCCCGCGTCCTCGGCCTCGCCGAGCTCGAACTCGATCCGCGTCCCGGCCAGCCCGACGAGCAGGGCCACGGCCGACAGCGCGCCGGCCGCGAGCCGCCAGTCGGCGACCATGAGCAACAGCGCCGTGAGGAGCGGGCCGAACGCCGTCCCGACGTTGCCGCCCACGCCGTGATACGCGAACACCGAGCCGCGGGCGTCCGCGGTGCGGCTGATGAGCGAGAGCCCCGCGGGGTGGTAGACGCTCGCGAAACAGCCCCACAGGAGCACGGCGGCGCCGAGCGAGACCACGCCGCGCGAGAGCGCCACGATCCCGAACCCGATCCCCATTCCCGCGATGGAGATCAAGATCAGTCGCCGCGAGCTGAACCGGTCCGAGAGGATCCCGCTCACCGGCGCGCCGAGGCCGATGAACGCGTAGCCGGCGCCGATGACGGTGCCGATGACGGCCGCCGAGACGTCGAATTCGGCCATCCAGAGCCCGACGAAGAGCGGTATCGAGAGTTCGTACGTGTGAAACATCCCGTGGGCGAGAGAGGTGAATCGCACGAGCGACCGATCGTTCGCGTTCATTGGTTCGACGAGCGCCGAGAGACATTATAAACTCTCGGGGGCCGGCGATCCTCACACCGAGTGTTCGATGTGGAGCTCCAGCTCGTTGACCGCGCCGAGGATCCGTTCGGGGAGCGCCTCGGTGAAGCGGTCGCCGGTGATCCGGTTGGCGGGCCCGGAGACGCTCAGCGCGCCGACCACCTCGCCGCCGGCGACCACGGCCGCACCGATCGCGTGGACGCCCGCCGTCGTCTCCTGTCGGTTGAACGCGTAGCCGCGCTCACGGATCCCGTCCAGCTCCGCGAACAGGTCCTCGCGGGTCGTGATGGCGTCGTGGCCGGCGTCGAGTCCGTGCGCGTCGACTATCGCCTCGACCCGGTCGCGGTCGTACGCCGCGAGGATCGCCTTCCCCGCCGCGCTCGTGTGGATCGCGCCGCGCTTTCCGACGTGGGCGCCCGTCTGAACGGCGCTCTGTCCGACTTCGGTGTAGAGGTACACCCGCTCGCCGTTCTCCTCGACGATGAACTGCGCCCGTTCGCCCGTCTCGTCGGCGAGGGCGTCGACCTTCTCCTTGATCATGGGGTAGGCCGTCACGCGGCGCTGGATCTGCCCGCCGACCGTGAGGAACTGGAGGCCGAGCGCGTACACGTCGCCGTCGCGGACGACGTACCCGTGTTTCTTCAGCGTCGCGAGGTGGCGGTGGACCGTGCTCGGGGCCAATCCGAGATACTCGGATAACTCGGCGATCGTCATCCCGTCGTTTTCGCGCAGCGCATCCATCACCCGTAACGACGTTTCAGTCGTTTTAGCGACCGATTTGAGTTCTTTTTCCATACGTCACAGTCCGCTCCTAACTACTTAACTTCCCGTGTACTCGGATAATAAAGAATATTTGGCCGTACGAGGCCGTCGGTGTCGCCGAGAACCGTCGGCGTCTTGAGTCATCGTCTAAGCATGTAGAACGCCTCTCGGCGGGCCAGCGCGTCGTTATCGGTAATCAAGCCGAGAAAGACCCGTCGTCGTCGGGTATAACAGATCCGGATTATTCGGATCTAGATTCGATCTCGTCGTGTTTCATTACAGCCGTACGTTTGTAACGGAGATTCCGTCCGCCGCACGCGTTCGACGTCGCGGCGATACCGCTCGCGGGGGCGATTCCGGGACGGATCGCGTCGCGGCCCCCACGTTTATGTCGGTCGAGCGGGAGTCGATCACATGGACTCACTCGACGATCTCGTCGTGCCCGAGGCGACCGTGCTCGACGCGTGCGGCGACCGGCCGCTCCCGGAGTTGGGGCTCATCGAGCGCGCATGGGAGACCGACCCGATCCCGAGCGACCGCGTCGAGGCCGCGGCCGCCGAGGCGGTGGCGTCGCTGGAGTTCGACGGGGTTCCCGAGGGCGGCGAAGTCGCCGTCGGCGCCGGCAGTCGCGGGATCGCGAACCTCCCGTCGATCGTGAGCGGCGTCGTCGGCGCGATCGAGGACGCCGGCTACGACCCCTTCGTGTTCCCGGCGATGGGGAGCCACGGCGGGGCGACCGCGGAGGGCCAGCGGGAGATGCTCGAATCGCTCGGCGTGACCCCGGAGGCGATCGGCTGCGAGATCCGGTCGAGCATGGAGGTCGTGCGGGTCGG comes from the Halorubrum depositum genome and includes:
- a CDS encoding MFS transporter, coding for MNANDRSLVRFTSLAHGMFHTYELSIPLFVGLWMAEFDVSAAVIGTVIGAGYAFIGLGAPVSGILSDRFSSRRLILISIAGMGIGFGIVALSRGVVSLGAAVLLWGCFASVYHPAGLSLISRTADARGSVFAYHGVGGNVGTAFGPLLTALLLMVADWRLAAGALSAVALLVGLAGTRIEFELGEAEDAGETGSIADELRQTARDSRTLFATAFAVALVAVLLYGTYYRGLLTFLPDVLAESPALQSFELLDQTVQPAQYVYTALLTVGIGGQYVGGRLTDRVSSTTAFFGFFAVLAGLAAAFPFVRELGTVALVGACLLLGFFVYGTAPIYQVVVAENADEAVQGLSYGFTYLAMFGVGALGASLAGFVLTHATSAVLFFLLAGIAGLGGAAVLLLMRL
- a CDS encoding IclR family transcriptional regulator, which gives rise to MEKELKSVAKTTETSLRVMDALRENDGMTIAELSEYLGLAPSTVHRHLATLKKHGYVVRDGDVYALGLQFLTVGGQIQRRVTAYPMIKEKVDALADETGERAQFIVEENGERVYLYTEVGQSAVQTGAHVGKRGAIHTSAAGKAILAAYDRDRVEAIVDAHGLDAGHDAITTREDLFAELDGIRERGYAFNRQETTAGVHAIGAAVVAGGEVVGALSVSGPANRITGDRFTEALPERILGAVNELELHIEHSV